A window from Bordetella petrii encodes these proteins:
- the rplE gene encoding 50S ribosomal protein L5 produces the protein MSRLQDFYKSKVAPDLQAKFGYKSQMEVPRITKVTLNMGVSEAVADKKVIEHAVSDLTKIAGQKPVVTKTRKAIAGFKIRENYPIGCMVTLRGQRMYEFLDRLVAVALPRVRDFRGISGRAFDGRGNYNIGVKEQIIFPEIEYDKIDALRGLNISITTTAKTDDEAKALLTAFSFPFRN, from the coding sequence ATGTCTCGTTTGCAAGATTTCTACAAGAGCAAGGTTGCTCCCGACCTGCAGGCCAAGTTTGGCTACAAGAGCCAGATGGAAGTGCCGCGCATCACCAAGGTCACCCTGAACATGGGTGTCTCGGAAGCGGTTGCCGACAAGAAGGTCATCGAACACGCCGTGTCCGACCTGACCAAGATCGCCGGCCAGAAGCCGGTCGTGACCAAGACCCGCAAGGCTATCGCTGGTTTCAAGATCCGCGAAAACTACCCGATCGGTTGCATGGTCACGCTGCGCGGCCAGCGCATGTACGAATTCCTGGATCGCCTGGTGGCGGTTGCGCTGCCTCGCGTGCGCGACTTCCGCGGCATCTCGGGTCGTGCGTTCGACGGCCGTGGCAACTACAACATCGGGGTGAAAGAGCAGATCATTTTCCCCGAGATCGAGTACGACAAGATCGACGCGCTGCGTGGGCTGAACATCAGCATCACCACTACCGCCAAGACCGACGACGAAGCCAAGGCGCTGCTGACCGCCTTCAGCTTCCCGTTCCGTAACTAA
- the rpsN gene encoding 30S ribosomal protein S14, whose protein sequence is MAKLSLINRDIKRAKLADKYAAKRAELKAIIDDQSKTDEERYQARLKLQQLPRNANPTRQRNRCVVTGRPRGVFRKFGLTRHKLREMAMKGEIPGITKASW, encoded by the coding sequence GTGGCTAAACTTTCCCTCATCAATCGCGACATCAAGCGCGCCAAGCTGGCCGACAAGTACGCCGCCAAGCGCGCCGAACTGAAGGCGATCATCGACGACCAGTCGAAGACCGACGAAGAACGTTACCAGGCTCGGCTGAAGCTGCAACAACTGCCGCGCAATGCCAACCCGACGCGCCAGCGCAACCGCTGCGTCGTCACGGGTCGTCCGCGCGGCGTCTTCCGCAAGTTTGGGCTGACCCGCCACAAACTGCGTGAAATGGCGATGAAGGGGGAAATCCCCGGCATCACCAAGGCCAGCTGGTAG
- the rpsH gene encoding 30S ribosomal protein S8, whose product MSMSDPIADMLTRIRNAQQVDKVTVSMPSSKLKAAIAAVLQDEGYIDGFSVKGTQAKPELEITLKYYAGRPVIERIERVSRPGLRIYKGRSNIPQVMNGLGVAIVSTSRGVMTDRKARANGVGGEVLCYVA is encoded by the coding sequence ATGAGCATGAGCGATCCCATCGCCGATATGCTGACTCGCATTCGCAATGCGCAGCAAGTTGACAAAGTTACGGTGAGCATGCCCTCCTCGAAGCTGAAGGCGGCCATTGCCGCTGTGCTGCAGGATGAAGGCTACATCGACGGCTTTTCCGTCAAGGGTACGCAGGCCAAGCCTGAGCTGGAAATTACCCTGAAGTACTACGCCGGCCGCCCGGTCATCGAGCGCATCGAACGCGTCTCGCGCCCCGGCCTGCGTATCTACAAGGGCCGCAGCAACATTCCCCAGGTCATGAACGGCCTGGGCGTGGCCATCGTTTCGACCTCGCGCGGCGTCATGACCGACCGCAAGGCCCGTGCCAACGGCGTCGGCGGCGAAGTGCTGTGCTACGTGGCCTAA
- the rplF gene encoding 50S ribosomal protein L6: protein MSRIAKYPVELPKGVEANIQQDQITVKGPLGTLSQALTGDVTVALDNGKLTFVAANESRHAGAMSGTVRALVANMVTGVSKGFERKLTLVGVGYRAQVQGDAVKLQLGFSHDIVHKLPAGVKAECPTQTEIVIKGSNKQVVGQVAAELRAYREPEPYKGKGVRYADERVVIKETKKK from the coding sequence ATGTCACGTATCGCTAAATATCCGGTCGAGCTGCCCAAGGGTGTTGAAGCCAACATCCAACAGGACCAGATCACCGTCAAGGGCCCGCTGGGCACCCTGAGCCAGGCGCTGACCGGCGACGTTACCGTCGCCCTGGACAACGGCAAGCTGACGTTTGTGGCCGCCAACGAATCGCGCCATGCCGGCGCCATGTCGGGCACCGTGCGCGCCCTGGTGGCCAACATGGTCACCGGCGTGAGCAAGGGCTTCGAACGCAAGCTGACCCTGGTCGGCGTGGGCTATCGCGCCCAGGTTCAAGGCGATGCCGTCAAGCTGCAGCTGGGCTTCTCGCACGACATCGTGCACAAGCTGCCCGCCGGCGTGAAGGCCGAGTGCCCCACCCAGACGGAAATCGTCATCAAGGGCTCCAACAAGCAAGTCGTCGGTCAGGTGGCCGCTGAACTCCGCGCCTATCGCGAACCCGAACCCTACAAGGGCAAGGGCGTGCGCTATGCGGACGAACGCGTCGTCATCAAAGAAACCAAGAAGAAATAA
- the rplR gene encoding 50S ribosomal protein L18: protein MDKKVSRLRRAVPTRRKISELRVHRLSIFRSNLHIYANIISPEGDRVLVSASTLEPEVRAQLAGQSGQGGNTAAATLVGKRVAEKAKAAGIELVAFDRSGFRYHGRVKALADAAREAGLKF from the coding sequence ATGGACAAAAAAGTTTCCCGTTTGCGTCGTGCGGTTCCGACCCGCCGGAAAATCTCCGAGTTGCGCGTTCACCGCCTCTCGATTTTCCGCTCGAACCTGCACATCTACGCCAATATCATTTCGCCGGAAGGCGATCGCGTGCTGGTCAGCGCTTCCACGCTGGAACCCGAAGTGCGTGCGCAACTGGCCGGCCAAAGCGGCCAGGGCGGCAACACCGCCGCCGCCACGCTGGTGGGCAAGCGCGTTGCCGAAAAGGCCAAGGCAGCCGGTATCGAACTGGTGGCTTTCGATCGCTCGGGCTTTCGTTACCATGGCCGCGTCAAGGCGCTGGCCGATGCCGCGCGTGAAGCCGGCCTGAAGTTCTAA
- the rpsE gene encoding 30S ribosomal protein S5, with protein sequence MAKVQGKGAAEKENDDGLREKMIAVNRVSKVVKGGRTMSFAALTVVGDGDGRIGMGKGKAREVPVSVQKAMEQARRGMFKVALKNGTLHHTVVGKHGASTVLISPAAEGTGVIAGGPMRAIFEVMGVRNVVAKSLGSSNPYNMVRATLNGLRASLTPSEVAAKRGKTVEEILG encoded by the coding sequence ATGGCTAAAGTACAAGGCAAAGGCGCCGCGGAAAAAGAGAACGACGACGGCCTGCGCGAAAAGATGATCGCGGTCAACCGCGTCAGCAAGGTGGTCAAGGGTGGTCGCACCATGAGCTTCGCCGCGCTGACCGTGGTGGGCGACGGCGACGGCCGCATCGGCATGGGCAAGGGCAAGGCGCGCGAAGTGCCGGTGTCCGTCCAGAAGGCCATGGAACAGGCCCGTCGCGGCATGTTCAAGGTGGCCCTGAAGAACGGCACGCTGCACCACACCGTGGTGGGCAAGCATGGCGCTTCCACCGTGCTGATCTCGCCCGCGGCTGAAGGTACCGGCGTGATTGCCGGCGGCCCGATGCGCGCCATCTTCGAAGTGATGGGCGTGCGCAACGTGGTTGCCAAGAGCCTCGGCTCGAGCAATCCCTACAACATGGTCCGTGCCACGCTGAATGGCCTGCGCGCTTCCCTGACTCCGTCGGAAGTCGCTGCCAAGCGCGGCAAGACTGTCGAAGAGATCCTGGGGTAA
- the rpmD gene encoding 50S ribosomal protein L30 — translation MAQKQIKVTLVRSVIGTKQSHRDTIRGLGLRRINSSRVLVDTPEVRGMIRKVDYLVSVSEA, via the coding sequence ATGGCTCAGAAGCAGATCAAAGTTACCCTCGTGCGCTCGGTGATCGGCACCAAGCAGTCCCATCGCGATACCATTCGCGGCCTGGGCCTGCGCCGCATCAACAGCAGCCGCGTTCTGGTCGACACGCCCGAGGTGCGCGGGATGATCCGCAAGGTGGATTATCTCGTGTCCGTCTCGGAAGCCTAA
- the rplO gene encoding 50S ribosomal protein L15 codes for MSDIQLNTLKPAEGAKHAKRRVGRGIGSGLGKTAGRGHKGQKSRSGGFHKVGFEGGQMPLQRRLPKRGFTPLGQHLYAEVRLSELQALPVDEIDVQVLKAAGVVGQAVRYAKVIKSGELSRKVTLKGITATAGARAAIEAAGGSLA; via the coding sequence ATGTCGGATATTCAACTCAATACGCTGAAGCCCGCCGAGGGCGCCAAGCACGCCAAGCGCCGCGTCGGCCGTGGCATCGGCTCGGGCCTGGGTAAAACCGCCGGCCGTGGCCACAAGGGCCAGAAGTCGCGTTCGGGCGGCTTCCACAAGGTTGGCTTCGAAGGCGGCCAGATGCCGCTGCAGCGTCGCCTGCCCAAGCGCGGCTTCACGCCGCTGGGCCAGCACCTGTACGCCGAGGTTCGCCTGTCCGAGCTGCAAGCCCTGCCCGTCGACGAAATCGACGTGCAAGTGCTGAAGGCTGCCGGTGTCGTGGGCCAGGCGGTTCGCTACGCCAAGGTCATCAAGTCGGGTGAACTCTCGCGCAAAGTGACGCTCAAGGGCATCACGGCGACGGCCGGCGCGCGCGCCGCCATCGAAGCCGCGGGCGGCTCGCTTGCCTGA
- the secY gene encoding preprotein translocase subunit SecY, with amino-acid sequence MANAQALGKTGARYGDLKRRLVFLVLALVVYRLGTHIPVPGINPDALADLFRQNQGGILGLFNMFSGGALSRFSIFALGIMPYISASIIMQLMSVVVPSLEALKKEGEAGRRKITQYTRYGTVVLALVQAVGISVALESQPGLVIDPGMLFRFTTVVTLLTGTMFIMWLGEQITERGLGNGISILIFAGIVAGLPSALAGLLDLVRTNAMSVPSALFIVALVVLVTAFVVFVERGQRKITVNYAKRQVGNKIYGGQSSHLPLKLNMSGVIPPIFASSIILFPATITSWFSTGNSMLWLRDLAAALEPRQPLYITLYSAAIIFFCFFYTALVFNSRETADNLKKSGAFVPGIRPGEQTARYIDKILMRLTLVGALYITLVCLLPEFLVMRWNVPFYFGGTSLLIIVVVTMDFMAQVQAYMMSHQYDSLLKKANFKGSSGLPMR; translated from the coding sequence GTGGCTAACGCACAGGCACTGGGCAAAACCGGAGCGCGATACGGCGACTTGAAGCGCCGCCTCGTGTTCCTGGTGCTCGCCCTGGTGGTTTACCGCTTGGGTACGCACATCCCTGTCCCGGGCATCAACCCGGACGCGCTGGCAGACCTGTTCCGCCAGAACCAGGGCGGGATCCTGGGCCTGTTCAACATGTTCTCGGGCGGCGCCCTGTCGCGCTTTTCGATCTTCGCCCTGGGCATCATGCCGTACATCTCTGCATCGATCATCATGCAGCTGATGTCGGTGGTGGTGCCGTCGCTGGAAGCCCTCAAGAAAGAGGGCGAGGCCGGCCGCCGCAAGATCACCCAATACACCCGCTACGGCACGGTCGTGCTGGCGCTGGTGCAGGCGGTGGGCATTTCGGTGGCGCTGGAGTCCCAGCCGGGCCTGGTGATCGATCCGGGCATGTTGTTCCGCTTCACGACCGTCGTGACCCTGCTGACCGGCACCATGTTCATCATGTGGCTGGGCGAGCAGATCACCGAGCGTGGCCTGGGCAACGGCATCTCGATCCTGATTTTCGCCGGGATCGTGGCGGGCTTGCCCTCGGCGCTGGCCGGGCTGCTCGACCTGGTGCGCACCAACGCGATGTCCGTGCCGTCGGCGCTGTTCATCGTGGCGCTGGTGGTGCTGGTAACCGCTTTCGTGGTGTTCGTGGAGCGCGGACAGCGCAAGATCACGGTCAACTACGCCAAGCGCCAGGTGGGCAACAAGATTTACGGTGGCCAGAGCTCGCACCTGCCCTTGAAGCTGAACATGTCCGGGGTGATTCCGCCGATCTTCGCATCGTCGATCATTCTGTTCCCGGCCACGATCACCAGCTGGTTCTCGACGGGCAACAGCATGCTGTGGCTGCGCGACCTGGCCGCGGCGCTCGAGCCGCGCCAGCCGCTCTACATCACGCTGTACTCGGCTGCGATCATTTTCTTCTGCTTTTTCTATACGGCCCTGGTGTTCAACAGCCGCGAGACTGCAGACAACCTGAAGAAAAGCGGTGCTTTCGTCCCTGGCATCCGCCCGGGCGAGCAGACGGCGCGCTACATCGACAAGATCCTGATGCGCTTGACGCTGGTGGGTGCGCTGTACATCACGTTGGTGTGCCTGTTGCCGGAATTCCTGGTGATGCGCTGGAATGTACCGTTTTATTTTGGTGGCACGTCCTTGTTGATTATCGTGGTGGTGACGATGGACTTCATGGCGCAGGTTCAGGCCTACATGATGTCGCACCAGTACGATTCGCTGCTGAAGAAGGCGAACTTCAAGGGTTCCTCGGGTTTGCCGATGCGATAG
- the infA gene encoding translation initiation factor IF-1 → MSKDDVIQMQGEVLENLPNATFRVKLENGHVVLGHISGKMRMHYIRILPGDKVTVELTPYDLTRARIVFRSK, encoded by the coding sequence ATGTCCAAGGACGACGTCATTCAGATGCAAGGCGAGGTTCTCGAGAACCTTCCCAACGCGACTTTTCGCGTCAAGCTCGAAAACGGCCACGTGGTGCTAGGCCATATTTCCGGCAAGATGCGTATGCATTACATCCGGATCTTGCCGGGCGACAAGGTCACTGTGGAGCTCACGCCCTATGACCTGACGCGGGCAAGAATTGTTTTCCGCTCGAAGTGA
- the rpmJ gene encoding 50S ribosomal protein L36: MKVMASVKRICRNCKVIKRHGVVRVICTDPRHKQRQG; this comes from the coding sequence ATGAAAGTAATGGCATCGGTTAAGCGGATCTGCCGCAACTGCAAAGTTATCAAACGTCACGGCGTGGTGCGCGTCATCTGCACCGACCCGCGTCACAAGCAGCGTCAAGGCTAA
- the rpsM gene encoding 30S ribosomal protein S13: MARIAGINIPPQQHAEIGLTAIFGIGRTRARKICEAANVPLSKKVKDLTDAELERIREHVGVFTVEGDLRREVQLSIKRLIDLGTYRGMRHKRGLPVRGQRTRTNARTRKGPRRAAASLKK, encoded by the coding sequence ATGGCCCGTATTGCTGGCATTAACATTCCGCCGCAACAGCACGCCGAAATCGGCCTGACCGCCATTTTTGGCATCGGTCGTACGCGCGCTCGCAAGATTTGCGAAGCAGCAAATGTACCCCTTTCCAAAAAGGTCAAGGACCTGACCGACGCTGAACTGGAACGCATCCGCGAACATGTGGGCGTGTTCACGGTCGAGGGTGACCTGCGTCGCGAAGTGCAACTGTCGATCAAGCGCTTGATCGACCTGGGCACGTACCGCGGCATGCGTCACAAGCGCGGTTTGCCCGTGCGCGGCCAGCGCACTCGCACCAACGCCCGCACCCGCAAGGGACCGCGTCGTGCTGCTGCGTCCCTGAAGAAATAA
- the rpsK gene encoding 30S ribosomal protein S11, whose translation MAKASTSGASRVRKKVKKNVSDGIAHVHASFNNTIITITDRQGNALSWATSGGAGFKGSRKSTPFAAQVAAETAGRVALEYGIKTLEVRIKGPGPGRESSVRALNALGIKISSIADITPVPHNGCRPPKRRRI comes from the coding sequence ATGGCGAAAGCTTCCACCAGCGGCGCTTCGCGCGTGCGCAAAAAGGTCAAGAAGAACGTCTCGGACGGCATTGCGCACGTTCACGCGTCGTTCAACAACACCATCATCACCATCACCGACCGCCAGGGCAACGCCCTGTCGTGGGCGACTTCGGGTGGCGCGGGCTTCAAGGGCTCGCGCAAATCGACGCCGTTCGCCGCGCAGGTGGCTGCCGAGACCGCCGGCCGCGTCGCGCTGGAATACGGCATCAAGACCCTCGAAGTGCGCATCAAGGGCCCCGGCCCCGGCCGTGAGTCGTCGGTGCGTGCTCTGAATGCCCTGGGCATCAAGATCTCGAGCATTGCCGATATCACGCCCGTGCCGCACAACGGCTGCCGTCCGCCGAAGCGTCGTCGTATCTAA
- the rpsD gene encoding 30S ribosomal protein S4: MARYTGPKCKLSRREGTDLFLKSARRSLDSKCKLDSKPGQHGRTSGARTSDYGLQLREKQKLKRMYGVLEKQFRKYFAEAERRRGNTGEMLIQLLESRLDNVVYRMGFGSTRAEARQLVSHRAIEVNGHTADIASLIVKAGDVITVREKAKKQGRIRESLDLASSIGIPQWVEVDANKMAGTFKSMPDRADVARDINESMVVELYSR; this comes from the coding sequence ATGGCTCGTTATACTGGACCCAAATGCAAGCTCTCGCGCCGCGAGGGTACCGACCTGTTCCTGAAGAGCGCCCGCCGCTCGCTGGATTCCAAGTGCAAGCTGGATTCCAAGCCTGGCCAGCATGGCCGCACTTCGGGTGCCCGCACTTCCGACTACGGTCTGCAGCTGCGCGAAAAGCAGAAGCTCAAGCGCATGTACGGCGTGCTGGAAAAGCAATTCCGCAAGTACTTCGCTGAAGCCGAGCGCCGCCGTGGCAACACCGGCGAAATGCTGATCCAGCTGCTGGAATCGCGCCTGGACAACGTGGTGTACCGCATGGGCTTCGGCTCGACGCGCGCCGAGGCTCGCCAGCTGGTCAGCCACCGCGCCATCGAAGTCAACGGCCACACCGCCGACATCGCTTCGCTGATCGTGAAGGCCGGCGACGTGATCACCGTGCGCGAAAAGGCCAAGAAGCAAGGCCGTATCCGCGAATCGCTCGACCTGGCCTCCAGCATCGGCATCCCCCAGTGGGTGGAAGTCGACGCCAACAAGATGGCCGGCACGTTCAAGTCGATGCCCGACCGCGCTGACGTCGCCCGCGACATCAACGAATCGATGGTCGTCGAACTGTACTCGCGTTAA
- a CDS encoding DNA-directed RNA polymerase subunit alpha: MSTQGFLKPRSIEVEPVGTHHAKIVMEPFERGYGHTLGNALRRILLSSMTGYAPTEVQMTGVVHEYSTIPGVREDVVDILLNLKGVVFKLHNRDEVTLVLRKNGAGTVLASDIELPHDVEIINPDHVICNLTEAGKVEMQIKVEKGRGYVPGNVRALSEDRTHTIGRIVLDASFSPVRRVSYAVESARVEQRTDLDKLVLDIETNGVISPEEAVRQSARILMDQISVFAALEGAGDSYEAPVRGTPQIDPVLLRPVDDLELTVRSANCLKAENIYYIGDLIQRTENELLKTPNLGRKSLNEIKEVLAARGLTLGMKLENWPPLGLERP; this comes from the coding sequence ATGTCCACTCAAGGTTTTCTGAAGCCGCGTTCCATTGAAGTCGAACCGGTCGGCACCCACCACGCCAAGATCGTGATGGAGCCGTTCGAGCGCGGCTACGGCCATACGCTGGGCAACGCCCTGCGCCGCATCCTGCTGTCGTCGATGACGGGGTATGCCCCCACCGAAGTGCAGATGACCGGCGTGGTGCACGAATACTCGACCATTCCCGGTGTGCGCGAAGATGTCGTCGACATCCTGCTGAACCTGAAGGGCGTGGTCTTCAAGCTGCACAACCGCGACGAAGTGACCCTGGTGCTGCGCAAGAATGGCGCCGGCACGGTGCTGGCCAGCGACATCGAGCTGCCGCACGACGTCGAGATCATCAACCCCGACCATGTCATCTGCAACCTGACCGAAGCCGGCAAGGTGGAAATGCAGATCAAGGTCGAGAAGGGCCGCGGCTATGTGCCGGGCAACGTGCGTGCGCTGTCCGAAGACCGCACCCACACCATCGGCCGCATCGTGCTGGACGCTTCGTTCAGCCCCGTGCGCCGTGTCAGCTATGCCGTCGAAAGCGCCCGCGTCGAGCAGCGCACCGACCTGGACAAGCTGGTGCTGGACATCGAAACCAACGGCGTGATCTCGCCCGAGGAAGCCGTGCGCCAGTCGGCCCGCATCCTGATGGACCAGATCTCGGTGTTTGCCGCCCTGGAAGGCGCCGGCGATTCGTACGAAGCCCCGGTGCGCGGTACGCCGCAGATCGACCCCGTGCTGCTGCGCCCGGTCGACGACCTGGAACTGACGGTGCGTTCGGCCAACTGCCTGAAGGCCGAAAACATCTACTACATCGGCGACCTGATCCAGCGCACCGAGAACGAGCTGCTGAAGACCCCGAACCTGGGCCGCAAGTCGCTCAACGAGATCAAGGAAGTGCTGGCCGCACGCGGCCTGACCCTGGGCATGAAGCTGGAGAACTGGCCGCCCCTGGGCCTGGAACGTCCGTAA
- the rplQ gene encoding 50S ribosomal protein L17 has translation MRHGNGLRKLNRTSSHRLAMFRNMAVSLITHEAIKTTLPKAKELRRVVEPLITLGKEPTLANKRLAFARLRDRAAVVKLFAEIGPRYAARNGGYTRVLKMGFRQGDNAPMAYMELVDRPEVEETEADNAAE, from the coding sequence ATGCGTCACGGTAATGGTTTGCGTAAGCTCAATCGCACCAGCAGCCACCGTCTTGCCATGTTTCGCAACATGGCCGTTTCGTTGATTACCCACGAAGCGATCAAGACCACGCTGCCCAAGGCGAAGGAACTGCGCCGCGTCGTCGAACCCCTGATTACCCTGGGCAAGGAACCCACTCTGGCGAACAAGCGCCTGGCGTTTGCCCGCCTGCGCGACCGCGCTGCCGTGGTCAAGCTGTTTGCCGAAATCGGCCCGCGCTATGCGGCCCGCAACGGCGGCTACACCCGCGTGCTGAAGATGGGTTTCCGTCAAGGCGACAATGCGCCCATGGCCTACATGGAGCTGGTTGATCGTCCTGAAGTCGAGGAAACCGAGGCTGACAACGCTGCCGAATAA
- a CDS encoding HIT family protein, giving the protein MSDTCLFCRIAQHQIPAHVVHEDDEILAFLDIQPVRPGHVLIIPKQHHPYFEDLPAALANRIMALGQQLAHAMKTLYQVERVGFMFTGIHVAHAHAHLIPMHHPQDITSTQYIAQQGLQFIMPPQCPADQLADTAARLRQALAS; this is encoded by the coding sequence ATGTCGGATACCTGCCTGTTCTGCCGCATCGCCCAGCACCAGATTCCCGCCCACGTCGTCCACGAAGACGACGAGATCCTGGCTTTTCTGGATATCCAGCCGGTGCGCCCGGGTCATGTATTGATCATTCCCAAGCAGCACCATCCCTACTTCGAAGACCTGCCGGCCGCGTTGGCCAATCGCATCATGGCGCTGGGCCAGCAGCTGGCGCACGCCATGAAAACGCTGTACCAGGTCGAACGCGTGGGGTTCATGTTCACGGGCATCCACGTGGCCCACGCGCATGCGCACCTGATCCCCATGCATCATCCGCAGGACATCACGTCCACGCAGTACATCGCCCAGCAGGGCCTGCAGTTCATCATGCCGCCGCAATGCCCCGCCGACCAGCTGGCCGACACCGCGGCGCGGCTGCGCCAGGCCCTCGCCAGCTGA
- the cutA gene encoding divalent-cation tolerance protein CutA, whose amino-acid sequence MSSDDDIVLIISNAPDLLLAKRIAHVLVEDGLAACVNLGAPVLSIYRWEGEIEGADEIPMWIKTTAGRQQAVVQALARLHPYEVPEIIVVPVIGGSAPYLDWVRAQANGEAAH is encoded by the coding sequence ATGTCGTCCGACGACGATATCGTATTGATCATCAGCAACGCGCCCGATCTTCTGCTGGCCAAGCGCATTGCCCATGTGCTGGTCGAAGACGGCCTGGCGGCCTGTGTGAACCTTGGCGCGCCCGTCCTGTCCATCTATCGCTGGGAGGGCGAAATCGAAGGGGCCGACGAGATCCCGATGTGGATCAAGACCACCGCCGGTCGCCAGCAGGCCGTGGTGCAGGCGCTGGCCCGATTGCACCCGTACGAGGTTCCCGAAATTATTGTCGTGCCCGTCATAGGCGGCAGCGCGCCCTACCTGGACTGGGTGCGCGCGCAGGCAAATGGCGAAGCGGCGCATTAG